The Crocosphaera subtropica ATCC 51142 genome includes a window with the following:
- a CDS encoding Npun_R2821/Npun_R2822 family protein — protein MDGICTLGNDYVFDQIVALLNSIEAIYDKKMPVCIYPYDDNTEKLAAEIASRPQVTLYDDSVSIKRWDSFAKAVWDTHPTARQTWEKAGSKGYHRFGTHRRYCAFDGPFDRFVYMDADSILMSPLEFIFAQLETNDCIIYDFQHKDLTHVYDVKSNKLTKVFPEERLKTEIFCSGFYGSKKDLFSEEKRNELINYLEKGEAEILYCMAPDQTVINYMMMRHGCSIYNFALSLPNDQKTGCCVTSSHFENKNNILYDKGNRLTYIHYIGISSQIFRKVCEGENIDFPYRDIFLYYRYYHDLEKLPQFNQKAVYYQQKPNLKQKILKKLGLTK, from the coding sequence ATGGATGGAATTTGTACGTTAGGGAATGATTACGTTTTCGATCAAATTGTCGCTTTACTGAACAGTATTGAAGCAATTTATGACAAAAAAATGCCTGTTTGTATTTATCCCTATGATGATAATACAGAAAAGTTGGCAGCAGAAATTGCATCCCGTCCCCAGGTCACATTGTACGATGATTCTGTTTCTATAAAGCGATGGGATAGCTTTGCTAAAGCGGTTTGGGATACCCATCCAACAGCCCGTCAAACCTGGGAAAAAGCAGGAAGCAAGGGTTATCATCGGTTTGGAACCCATCGCCGTTATTGTGCTTTTGATGGTCCTTTTGATCGCTTTGTTTACATGGATGCTGACAGCATTTTGATGAGTCCTCTAGAGTTTATTTTTGCTCAATTAGAGACAAATGATTGCATTATTTATGATTTTCAGCATAAAGATTTAACCCATGTTTATGATGTTAAGTCAAATAAGTTAACGAAAGTTTTTCCAGAAGAAAGATTAAAAACAGAAATTTTTTGCTCAGGCTTTTATGGCTCAAAAAAAGACTTATTTTCCGAAGAGAAAAGAAACGAATTAATCAACTACTTAGAAAAAGGAGAAGCAGAAATATTATACTGTATGGCACCTGATCAAACGGTTATTAATTATATGATGATGCGTCATGGTTGTTCTATTTATAATTTCGCTTTAAGTTTACCTAATGATCAAAAAACAGGATGTTGTGTCACCTCTTCTCATTTTGAAAATAAAAATAATATTCTTTATGATAAAGGAAATCGATTAACCTATATTCATTATATTGGTATTTCCTCACAGATTTTTAGGAAGGTATGTGAAGGAGAAAACATTGATTTTCCCTATCGAGATATATTCCTGTATTATCGTTATTATCATGATCTAGAAAAATTACCTCAATTTAACCAAAAAGCTGTATATTATCAACAAAAGCCTAACCTAAAACAAAAAATTCTCAAAAAATTAGGATTAACTAAGTAG
- a CDS encoding glycosyltransferase family 10 domain-containing protein — MSQKTIGMLSSYSGLQNRRDWLWKQTPQAFGVWNNIQMLANAPNPDFLLLYQFDFPLPSPPQPWWKSWRNSQVSPPNIPSLLRGVPKERIMYLLREPPLEEVVNRNCANYNDASHYCGYVSGPDNFSPNPDYMPAIWYINHEFDFLDKGNIPEKVKRCSWITSGINRTENHRHRLGFLQLLRDNNFEFDLYGRNLPESTNSQGTLENKWHGMAPYYYNLSIENYADNEWYVSEKLWDALLCWCLPIYYGGSAADKLLPPGSFLRLPSLDEKGLQYIREVTASLDAWHEAKSAIAEARQIILHELNLMNWLSDFVTKF; from the coding sequence GTGAGTCAAAAGACCATTGGAATGCTAAGCAGTTATTCAGGATTACAAAATAGACGAGATTGGTTATGGAAACAAACCCCTCAAGCCTTTGGCGTTTGGAATAACATTCAAATGTTGGCAAATGCTCCTAATCCTGATTTTTTATTATTATATCAGTTTGATTTTCCCTTACCCTCTCCTCCTCAACCTTGGTGGAAATCATGGCGAAATTCTCAAGTTTCACCTCCTAATATTCCTTCTTTACTCAGAGGTGTTCCTAAAGAGCGTATCATGTATTTATTAAGAGAACCCCCTTTAGAAGAAGTTGTTAACAGAAACTGCGCTAATTATAACGATGCCAGTCATTATTGTGGCTATGTTTCAGGGCCAGACAATTTTTCACCCAATCCTGATTATATGCCGGCAATTTGGTATATTAACCATGAGTTTGACTTTTTAGATAAGGGCAATATTCCTGAAAAAGTTAAACGATGTAGTTGGATAACATCGGGAATTAATCGCACAGAAAATCATCGCCATCGTCTGGGTTTTTTACAGTTATTAAGGGATAATAATTTTGAGTTTGATCTTTATGGAAGAAATTTACCTGAGTCAACAAATAGTCAAGGCACTTTAGAGAATAAATGGCACGGTATGGCTCCTTATTATTATAATTTATCCATTGAAAATTATGCTGATAATGAATGGTATGTCAGCGAAAAATTATGGGATGCTTTGTTATGTTGGTGTTTACCCATTTATTATGGGGGAAGTGCAGCCGATAAATTATTGCCACCAGGTAGCTTTTTAAGATTACCGAGTCTTGATGAAAAAGGATTACAATATATCAGAGAAGTGACGGCTAGTTTGGATGCTTGGCACGAAGCAAAATCGGCGATCGCAGAAGCAAGACAAATTATTCTTCATGAACTTAATTTAATGAATTGGTTATCTGATTTTGTGACAAAATTTTGA
- a CDS encoding extracellular solute-binding protein: MMGLPLACHRSKTNISSKNHKFDWQQFAGEEIFLLLDDHPWTEGLKPYVSDFEALTHIKTNIKIVPEPEYFKVMESTIQAETEEVDAFFLPMDSTAYRLWRKGLLHSLTPLINNPQLTLSDYNFYDFPENFRLVGMYPPESPNSELFGIPATFEAYILFYNKILINQYLNGLVPKTMTELVDVALQLKEMGEGKFFGAVMRGIPSDTIIDTVTGILLNHWGSQPSPLPHNIWFDGDWQKPRLSDQRIREGLRNYAKLMQAGPPNIKEMDWPEATRLFREGKAAFYIDASLFGPDFDNPEVSDIAGNVGYTVLPPSGKTSMTGHWLWGLGIAQKSKNPQAAWLFIQWATSQAIERKISVVTGGAPRFSSWVTPSVYTEAMNIDYALAVQTAMRTSRPTVVLHSNWNQVAKAIATTIQEIYDGAKQEVAVAKLQTQIQQMMGGFPEDD; the protein is encoded by the coding sequence ATGATGGGTTTACCCCTAGCTTGTCATCGCTCAAAGACAAATATATCAAGCAAAAACCATAAGTTTGATTGGCAACAATTTGCAGGAGAAGAGATTTTCTTGTTACTCGATGATCATCCTTGGACAGAAGGACTCAAACCTTATGTATCAGATTTTGAGGCGTTAACCCATATTAAGACCAATATCAAAATAGTCCCTGAACCTGAATACTTTAAGGTGATGGAATCTACGATTCAAGCTGAGACAGAAGAAGTTGATGCCTTTTTTTTACCGATGGATTCCACTGCCTATCGATTGTGGCGTAAAGGTCTATTGCACTCTTTAACCCCCTTGATTAATAATCCTCAATTAACCTTGTCGGATTATAATTTTTACGATTTTCCTGAGAACTTTCGGCTAGTGGGAATGTATCCCCCAGAAAGTCCTAATAGTGAATTATTTGGGATTCCTGCTACTTTTGAAGCCTATATTCTTTTTTATAATAAGATATTAATCAATCAATATTTGAATGGTCTTGTCCCCAAAACGATGACGGAACTGGTGGACGTTGCTCTCCAACTCAAGGAAATGGGAGAGGGCAAGTTTTTTGGGGCAGTTATGCGGGGAATCCCTTCAGATACCATCATCGATACAGTTACGGGTATTCTCCTCAACCATTGGGGATCGCAGCCTTCTCCTTTACCCCATAACATCTGGTTCGATGGAGATTGGCAAAAACCACGCTTAAGCGACCAACGAATTAGGGAAGGATTAAGAAACTATGCCAAACTAATGCAAGCAGGACCCCCTAATATTAAAGAGATGGATTGGCCTGAGGCTACTCGTCTCTTCCGAGAAGGAAAAGCAGCCTTTTATATTGATGCGAGTCTGTTTGGACCAGACTTTGACAACCCAGAAGTATCGGACATAGCAGGAAATGTTGGTTATACGGTTTTGCCCCCTTCAGGAAAGACAAGTATGACTGGTCATTGGCTTTGGGGATTAGGGATTGCTCAAAAGTCAAAAAATCCCCAAGCGGCCTGGTTATTTATTCAATGGGCTACCAGTCAAGCCATAGAGCGCAAAATTAGCGTGGTTACTGGTGGCGCGCCTCGATTTTCATCTTGGGTTACACCTTCAGTGTACACAGAAGCCATGAATATTGATTATGCTTTAGCAGTGCAAACGGCCATGCGTACCTCCCGTCCGACGGTTGTTCTGCATTCAAATTGGAATCAAGTGGCTAAAGCCATTGCCACCACTATTCAAGAGATTTATGATGGTGCTAAGCAGGAGGTCGCTGTAGCTAAACTGCAAACCCAGATCCAGCAAATGATGGGTGGCTTCCCAGAGGATGATTAA